The following proteins come from a genomic window of Athalia rosae chromosome 1, iyAthRosa1.1, whole genome shotgun sequence:
- the LOC105690607 gene encoding phospholipase A2 inhibitor beta isoform X2 yields MTYGKYIGMTLLVGLLFFVVSLCAAQSPNFKCDDPNFHSLETDYTKRTACHPSFQNKCFCHMACYEGLYQHIVNCTDAGFTDTKPLEHLPNNTRVLIFVGNDLPELSWNIFGTLDALPELRVIDMSRNKIREIRGKAYHHVKNVEQLFLDFNELSLDPARSHPRVFSNFISLLELHLTDAFEDGSPRDLAETLHDIFVNSNLTQLTKLHLEQNEISEFHDANVFCDLPNLLHLYIGSNSLNALHFNLTCMRKLRFLDLERNKFTRVLEHDLRVLDSIVRDNIPMMVDFTSNPFECGCKLNPFIHWMNKTKITVRNPHLLQCTKGKEVHKLREEKHCGNKLGASSYHGSTVVLWLLSILLVVLIVALIYIQRVELGKKIEPVIDSVSKRVRYKSIATGETREMDV; encoded by the exons GTACGGAAAATACATCGGAATGACGCTACTCGTTGGCTTGCTATTTTTCGTCGTGTCGTTGTGCGCAGCGCAATCACCGAACTTCAAATGCGATGATccaaatttccacagtctggAAACGGATTATACGAAACGAACCGCCTGTCATCCTTCGTTTCAGAACAAGTGTTTCTGTCATATGGCCTGCTACGAGGGTCTTTATCAGCACATCGTTAATTGTACCGACGCCGGGTTCACCGACACCAAACCTCTCGAGCACCTACCGAACAATACAAGA GTGCTGATATTCGTCGGAAATGATCTGCCGGAGCTTTCTTGGAACATTTTTGGTACCTTGGACGCCTTGCCTGAGCTGCGTGTGATCGATATGTCGCGCAATAAGATCAGAGAAATTAGAGGAAAAGCATACCACCACGTTAAAAATGTGGAGCAACTTTTCTTAGACTTTAACGAGCTCTCATTGGACCCCGCCAGAAGCCATCCtcgagttttttcaaatttcatatccCTTTTGGAACTACATCTGACCGACGCCTTCGAAGATGGCTCGCCGAGAGACCTCGCCGAAACTCTACATGATATTTTTGTCAACAG CAATTTAACACAGCTGACGAAGCTGCACCTCGAGCAGAACGAAATATCGGAGTTTCACGACGCGAATGTTTTCTGCGACCTACCGAATCTACTGCACCTCTACATTGGAAGTAATTCACTGAACGCTCTACACTTCAATCTCACCTGTATGCGTAAACTTCGTTTCCTTGACCTTGAAAGGAACAAATTTACCCGCGTACTTGAACACGATCTCCGCGTCCTCGACTCCATCGTCAGGGACAATATTCCGATGATGGTTGACTTCACTTCAAATCCTTTCGAATGTGGCTGCAAATTGAACCCGTTCATCCATTGGATGAACAAGACTAAAATAACCGTTCGAAATCCGCATCTCCTCCAATGTACAAAAG gTAAGGAAGTTCACAAATTACGAGAAGAGAAGCATTGCGGAAACAAACTCGGCGCTTCTTCCTATCACGGGAGCACCGTCGTTCTTTGGCTATTATCAATTCTCCTAGTCGTCCTGATAGTCGCTCTGATTTACATTCAGAGAGTCGAACTAGGTAAGAAAATTGAGCCCGTTATAGACTCCGTCAGTAAAAGGGTGCGATACAAGTCGATAGCTACCGGAGAAACCCGCGAGATGGACGTCTGA
- the LOC105690607 gene encoding phospholipase A2 inhibitor beta isoform X1 — translation MVNFLPGHKTAPRSFRSFDERYGKYIGMTLLVGLLFFVVSLCAAQSPNFKCDDPNFHSLETDYTKRTACHPSFQNKCFCHMACYEGLYQHIVNCTDAGFTDTKPLEHLPNNTRVLIFVGNDLPELSWNIFGTLDALPELRVIDMSRNKIREIRGKAYHHVKNVEQLFLDFNELSLDPARSHPRVFSNFISLLELHLTDAFEDGSPRDLAETLHDIFVNSNLTQLTKLHLEQNEISEFHDANVFCDLPNLLHLYIGSNSLNALHFNLTCMRKLRFLDLERNKFTRVLEHDLRVLDSIVRDNIPMMVDFTSNPFECGCKLNPFIHWMNKTKITVRNPHLLQCTKGKEVHKLREEKHCGNKLGASSYHGSTVVLWLLSILLVVLIVALIYIQRVELGKKIEPVIDSVSKRVRYKSIATGETREMDV, via the exons GTACGGAAAATACATCGGAATGACGCTACTCGTTGGCTTGCTATTTTTCGTCGTGTCGTTGTGCGCAGCGCAATCACCGAACTTCAAATGCGATGATccaaatttccacagtctggAAACGGATTATACGAAACGAACCGCCTGTCATCCTTCGTTTCAGAACAAGTGTTTCTGTCATATGGCCTGCTACGAGGGTCTTTATCAGCACATCGTTAATTGTACCGACGCCGGGTTCACCGACACCAAACCTCTCGAGCACCTACCGAACAATACAAGA GTGCTGATATTCGTCGGAAATGATCTGCCGGAGCTTTCTTGGAACATTTTTGGTACCTTGGACGCCTTGCCTGAGCTGCGTGTGATCGATATGTCGCGCAATAAGATCAGAGAAATTAGAGGAAAAGCATACCACCACGTTAAAAATGTGGAGCAACTTTTCTTAGACTTTAACGAGCTCTCATTGGACCCCGCCAGAAGCCATCCtcgagttttttcaaatttcatatccCTTTTGGAACTACATCTGACCGACGCCTTCGAAGATGGCTCGCCGAGAGACCTCGCCGAAACTCTACATGATATTTTTGTCAACAG CAATTTAACACAGCTGACGAAGCTGCACCTCGAGCAGAACGAAATATCGGAGTTTCACGACGCGAATGTTTTCTGCGACCTACCGAATCTACTGCACCTCTACATTGGAAGTAATTCACTGAACGCTCTACACTTCAATCTCACCTGTATGCGTAAACTTCGTTTCCTTGACCTTGAAAGGAACAAATTTACCCGCGTACTTGAACACGATCTCCGCGTCCTCGACTCCATCGTCAGGGACAATATTCCGATGATGGTTGACTTCACTTCAAATCCTTTCGAATGTGGCTGCAAATTGAACCCGTTCATCCATTGGATGAACAAGACTAAAATAACCGTTCGAAATCCGCATCTCCTCCAATGTACAAAAG gTAAGGAAGTTCACAAATTACGAGAAGAGAAGCATTGCGGAAACAAACTCGGCGCTTCTTCCTATCACGGGAGCACCGTCGTTCTTTGGCTATTATCAATTCTCCTAGTCGTCCTGATAGTCGCTCTGATTTACATTCAGAGAGTCGAACTAGGTAAGAAAATTGAGCCCGTTATAGACTCCGTCAGTAAAAGGGTGCGATACAAGTCGATAGCTACCGGAGAAACCCGCGAGATGGACGTCTGA
- the LOC105690607 gene encoding phospholipase A2 inhibitor beta isoform X3 — MTLLVGLLFFVVSLCAAQSPNFKCDDPNFHSLETDYTKRTACHPSFQNKCFCHMACYEGLYQHIVNCTDAGFTDTKPLEHLPNNTRVLIFVGNDLPELSWNIFGTLDALPELRVIDMSRNKIREIRGKAYHHVKNVEQLFLDFNELSLDPARSHPRVFSNFISLLELHLTDAFEDGSPRDLAETLHDIFVNSNLTQLTKLHLEQNEISEFHDANVFCDLPNLLHLYIGSNSLNALHFNLTCMRKLRFLDLERNKFTRVLEHDLRVLDSIVRDNIPMMVDFTSNPFECGCKLNPFIHWMNKTKITVRNPHLLQCTKGKEVHKLREEKHCGNKLGASSYHGSTVVLWLLSILLVVLIVALIYIQRVELGKKIEPVIDSVSKRVRYKSIATGETREMDV, encoded by the exons ATGACGCTACTCGTTGGCTTGCTATTTTTCGTCGTGTCGTTGTGCGCAGCGCAATCACCGAACTTCAAATGCGATGATccaaatttccacagtctggAAACGGATTATACGAAACGAACCGCCTGTCATCCTTCGTTTCAGAACAAGTGTTTCTGTCATATGGCCTGCTACGAGGGTCTTTATCAGCACATCGTTAATTGTACCGACGCCGGGTTCACCGACACCAAACCTCTCGAGCACCTACCGAACAATACAAGA GTGCTGATATTCGTCGGAAATGATCTGCCGGAGCTTTCTTGGAACATTTTTGGTACCTTGGACGCCTTGCCTGAGCTGCGTGTGATCGATATGTCGCGCAATAAGATCAGAGAAATTAGAGGAAAAGCATACCACCACGTTAAAAATGTGGAGCAACTTTTCTTAGACTTTAACGAGCTCTCATTGGACCCCGCCAGAAGCCATCCtcgagttttttcaaatttcatatccCTTTTGGAACTACATCTGACCGACGCCTTCGAAGATGGCTCGCCGAGAGACCTCGCCGAAACTCTACATGATATTTTTGTCAACAG CAATTTAACACAGCTGACGAAGCTGCACCTCGAGCAGAACGAAATATCGGAGTTTCACGACGCGAATGTTTTCTGCGACCTACCGAATCTACTGCACCTCTACATTGGAAGTAATTCACTGAACGCTCTACACTTCAATCTCACCTGTATGCGTAAACTTCGTTTCCTTGACCTTGAAAGGAACAAATTTACCCGCGTACTTGAACACGATCTCCGCGTCCTCGACTCCATCGTCAGGGACAATATTCCGATGATGGTTGACTTCACTTCAAATCCTTTCGAATGTGGCTGCAAATTGAACCCGTTCATCCATTGGATGAACAAGACTAAAATAACCGTTCGAAATCCGCATCTCCTCCAATGTACAAAAG gTAAGGAAGTTCACAAATTACGAGAAGAGAAGCATTGCGGAAACAAACTCGGCGCTTCTTCCTATCACGGGAGCACCGTCGTTCTTTGGCTATTATCAATTCTCCTAGTCGTCCTGATAGTCGCTCTGATTTACATTCAGAGAGTCGAACTAGGTAAGAAAATTGAGCCCGTTATAGACTCCGTCAGTAAAAGGGTGCGATACAAGTCGATAGCTACCGGAGAAACCCGCGAGATGGACGTCTGA